From one Streptomyces sp. R41 genomic stretch:
- a CDS encoding fructose-specific PTS transporter subunit EIIC codes for MSEMITADLVDLDLSADTKEAAARALAERMVAQGRVTDLDGFLADVAAREAQMPTGLDGGIGIPHCRSEHVTEPTLAFGRSAAGIDFGAPDGPADLIFLIAAPAGADDAHLTILSSLARQLMNAEFTSALRAVDDAAAAAALIRGEEPPAAETPAASQDSATVSNAAASAGTVTDGKAPVPGATVDDGIAPVPGATDAEGAQPFRIVAVTSCPTGIAHTYMAAESLENAGREAGVEVAVETQGSAGFTRLDPAVIAAADGVIFAHDVPVRDKDRFAGKPTVDVGVKAGINKPAELISEVRGKAARGEVTAGSAPGTPVERAGESGEGYGTKLRKWLMSGVSYMVPFVAAGGLLIALGFAIGGYKINKAPSVMDHFLWTQADSWGALFFQIGVVSFGFLVPVLAGYIAYGMADRPGLVPGFVGGAISLTINAGFLGGLAAGLIAGGVVIGIQKVKIPAALRGIMPVVVIPLISAAIVGFLMFVVIGKPIASAQKGMTDWLNGLTGTNAVLLGMLLGLMMCFDLGGPVNKVAYTFATAGIAVASPSDSAMKIMAAVMAAGMVPPLAMALATTVRGKLFTQTERENGKAAWVLGASFISEGAIPFAAADPLRVIPSAMVGGAVTGALSMAFGATLRAPHGGIFVVPLIGNPFLYLIAIAAGVCVTTALVVVLKGMRKQAPVGAATEVADAGISAKANSKEPVAA; via the coding sequence ATGAGCGAGATGATCACCGCGGACCTGGTCGACCTCGACCTGTCCGCCGATACGAAGGAAGCGGCGGCGCGCGCCCTCGCCGAGCGCATGGTCGCCCAGGGTCGGGTCACCGACCTCGACGGCTTCCTCGCCGACGTGGCCGCCCGCGAGGCGCAGATGCCGACCGGCCTGGACGGCGGCATCGGTATCCCGCACTGCCGGAGCGAACACGTCACCGAGCCGACGCTCGCCTTCGGACGCAGTGCGGCCGGGATCGACTTCGGCGCGCCGGACGGGCCCGCCGACCTGATCTTCCTGATCGCCGCCCCGGCCGGCGCGGACGACGCCCACCTCACGATCCTGTCGTCCCTCGCCCGTCAGCTGATGAACGCCGAGTTCACCTCCGCGCTGCGGGCCGTGGACGACGCGGCGGCCGCGGCAGCGCTCATCCGCGGGGAGGAGCCCCCGGCGGCCGAGACCCCGGCCGCCTCCCAGGACTCCGCGACGGTGTCGAATGCGGCGGCCTCCGCCGGCACCGTCACGGACGGCAAGGCCCCGGTGCCGGGCGCGACCGTCGATGACGGAATCGCCCCGGTGCCGGGTGCCACCGACGCGGAGGGCGCGCAGCCGTTCCGTATCGTCGCCGTCACCTCCTGCCCCACCGGTATCGCGCACACCTACATGGCGGCCGAGTCGCTGGAGAACGCGGGCCGCGAGGCGGGCGTCGAGGTCGCCGTCGAGACGCAGGGCTCGGCCGGTTTCACCCGGCTCGACCCGGCGGTCATCGCCGCCGCGGACGGCGTGATCTTCGCGCACGACGTGCCCGTACGGGACAAGGACCGCTTCGCCGGCAAGCCGACGGTCGACGTCGGTGTGAAGGCGGGCATCAACAAGCCCGCCGAACTGATCTCCGAAGTGCGGGGCAAGGCCGCACGCGGCGAGGTGACCGCGGGCTCCGCCCCCGGCACACCCGTGGAGCGCGCCGGTGAGTCCGGCGAGGGCTACGGCACCAAGCTCCGCAAGTGGCTGATGTCCGGCGTGAGTTACATGGTCCCGTTCGTCGCGGCGGGCGGTCTGCTGATCGCCCTCGGCTTCGCGATCGGCGGCTACAAGATCAACAAGGCGCCGTCGGTCATGGACCACTTCCTGTGGACCCAGGCGGACAGCTGGGGCGCGCTGTTCTTCCAGATCGGCGTCGTCTCCTTCGGCTTCCTCGTCCCGGTCCTGGCCGGCTACATCGCGTACGGCATGGCGGACCGGCCAGGCCTCGTGCCCGGCTTCGTCGGCGGCGCGATCTCCCTCACCATCAACGCGGGCTTCCTCGGTGGTCTGGCCGCCGGTCTCATCGCCGGTGGTGTGGTGATCGGGATCCAGAAGGTCAAGATCCCGGCGGCGTTGCGCGGCATCATGCCGGTGGTGGTGATCCCACTGATCTCCGCCGCGATCGTCGGGTTCCTGATGTTCGTGGTGATCGGCAAGCCCATCGCCTCCGCCCAGAAGGGCATGACCGACTGGCTGAACGGCCTCACCGGCACCAACGCCGTCCTGCTCGGCATGCTGCTCGGCCTGATGATGTGCTTCGACCTCGGCGGCCCGGTCAACAAGGTCGCGTACACCTTCGCCACCGCCGGTATCGCGGTCGCGAGCCCCAGCGACTCGGCCATGAAGATCATGGCCGCGGTGATGGCGGCCGGTATGGTCCCGCCGCTCGCCATGGCGCTGGCGACGACCGTGCGCGGCAAGCTCTTCACCCAGACCGAGCGCGAGAACGGCAAGGCGGCGTGGGTCCTGGGCGCCTCCTTCATCTCGGAGGGCGCGATCCCGTTCGCGGCCGCCGACCCGCTCCGCGTCATCCCCTCCGCCATGGTGGGCGGCGCGGTCACCGGTGCCCTGTCGATGGCCTTCGGCGCCACGCTGCGCGCCCCGCACGGCGGCATCTTCGTGGTCCCGCTGATCGGCAACCCGTTCCTCTACCTGATCGCCATCGCGGCCGGTGTCTGTGTCACCACCGCCTTGGTGGTCGTCCTCAAGGGCATGCGGAAGCAGGCCCCTGTGGGTGCCGCCACGGAGGTCGCGGACGCGGGGATATCGGCCAAGGCCAACTCGAAGGAGCCGGTCGCGGCCTGA
- a CDS encoding dioxygenase — translation MSAAIEERASRERMPALYLSHGAPPLADDPIWPGQLAAWSADLPRPRAILMVSAHWEEAPLALGAVQTVPLVYDFWGFPEHYYQVRYAAPGAPELADSVRKLLRAPGTPVQDIPDRGLDHGAYVPLVEMFPEADIPVLQISMPTLDPVRLFEIGRKLAPLRDEGVLIVGSGFFTHNLAALRHAGGGVPSWSSEFDDWGHRALDAGDVDALLDFEHKSPAGRLAHPRTEHFAPLFVTMGAADAAGEPGGQKSVIDGFWMGMAKRSVQFG, via the coding sequence ATGTCCGCCGCCATCGAGGAGCGTGCCTCGCGGGAGCGCATGCCCGCCCTCTACCTGAGCCATGGTGCCCCGCCGCTCGCCGACGACCCGATCTGGCCCGGCCAGCTCGCCGCCTGGTCCGCGGACCTGCCGCGCCCCCGGGCGATCCTCATGGTCTCCGCCCACTGGGAAGAGGCCCCCCTCGCCCTCGGCGCGGTGCAGACCGTGCCGCTCGTGTACGACTTCTGGGGCTTCCCCGAGCACTACTACCAGGTGAGGTACGCGGCTCCCGGCGCCCCCGAACTCGCCGACTCCGTGCGGAAGTTGCTGCGCGCGCCCGGTACGCCGGTGCAGGACATCCCGGACCGCGGTCTCGACCACGGCGCGTACGTCCCGCTGGTGGAGATGTTCCCCGAGGCCGACATCCCGGTCCTGCAGATCTCCATGCCGACCCTCGACCCCGTCCGCCTCTTCGAGATCGGCCGCAAGCTGGCGCCGCTGCGCGACGAGGGCGTGCTGATCGTCGGCTCCGGCTTCTTCACCCACAACCTCGCGGCCCTGCGGCACGCCGGCGGGGGAGTGCCGTCCTGGTCGAGCGAGTTCGACGACTGGGGCCACCGCGCCCTGGACGCCGGCGACGTGGACGCGCTGCTCGACTTCGAGCACAAGTCCCCGGCGGGCCGTCTCGCCCACCCGCGCACCGAGCACTTCGCCCCCCTCTTCGTGACCATGGGCGCGGCGGACGCGGCCGGTGAACCGGGCGGGCAGAAGTCGGTGATCGACGGCTTCTGGATGGGGATGGCGAAGCGGTCGGTGCAGTTCGGCTGA
- a CDS encoding MFS transporter, translating into MTSTETTLNSPADVADRRRWFALAIVMTAAFMDLVDVTIVNIAIPSIQKDAGASFSQIQWITAGYALAFAAGLITGGRLGDIHGRKRLFLLGIGGFTIASALCGFAANPEMLVASRILQGGMAAMMVPQVLSIVHATFPAHERGKVFGLFGAIVGLGAVSGPLLGALLTEWNLFGLEWRPIFLINLPVGVAALILGSRFISESKAPKALKLDLVGVALVTLGLLMLLYPLTRGRELGWPLWGYVSMVGALVVFAALVAYEKRKTRIDGSPLVELSLFKVKSFAAGIAVQTVFGVALGIFFLVWTLYLQIGLGWSLLRAGLTGVPFSIAVSAAAGMSVQLLVPRFGRKVLQAGALIMALGVLLYIWESDRYGMSIASWQMALPLVVMGTGMGFIVAPLTDAVLSEVPREHSGSASGLINTVQQMGNALGLGLVSVLFFGEIGDRLTPAQVGPAFVHAFQYALGWVAVVMAVIFLLMFALPRRSSAESVEAVDVPEGEKEPMLVS; encoded by the coding sequence ATGACCTCCACCGAGACCACTCTCAACAGCCCGGCCGACGTGGCCGACCGACGGCGTTGGTTCGCCCTCGCCATCGTGATGACCGCGGCCTTCATGGACCTGGTCGACGTCACGATCGTCAACATCGCCATCCCGTCGATCCAGAAGGACGCCGGCGCCTCGTTCAGCCAGATCCAGTGGATCACTGCGGGCTATGCGCTGGCCTTCGCCGCCGGGCTGATCACCGGTGGGCGGCTCGGCGACATCCACGGCCGCAAGCGGCTCTTCCTCCTCGGCATAGGCGGTTTCACGATCGCCTCGGCCCTGTGCGGCTTCGCCGCGAACCCGGAGATGCTCGTCGCCTCGCGCATCCTGCAGGGCGGGATGGCCGCGATGATGGTGCCGCAGGTGCTGTCGATCGTGCACGCCACCTTCCCGGCGCACGAGCGCGGCAAGGTGTTCGGGCTGTTCGGAGCGATCGTCGGGCTGGGAGCCGTGTCCGGTCCTCTCCTCGGCGCACTGCTCACCGAGTGGAACCTCTTCGGTCTGGAATGGCGGCCGATCTTCCTCATCAACCTGCCGGTGGGCGTGGCCGCGTTGATCCTGGGCAGCCGGTTCATCAGCGAGTCCAAGGCGCCGAAGGCGCTGAAGCTCGACCTCGTCGGCGTCGCTCTCGTCACCCTCGGTCTGCTGATGCTGCTCTACCCGCTGACCCGCGGTCGTGAGCTGGGCTGGCCGCTGTGGGGGTACGTGTCGATGGTCGGCGCCCTCGTCGTCTTCGCGGCGCTGGTGGCGTACGAGAAGCGCAAGACGCGGATCGACGGTTCCCCTCTCGTCGAGCTCTCCCTGTTCAAGGTGAAGAGCTTCGCGGCGGGTATCGCCGTACAGACCGTCTTCGGCGTCGCGCTCGGCATCTTCTTCCTGGTCTGGACGCTGTACCTGCAGATCGGTCTCGGCTGGAGCCTGCTGCGGGCGGGCCTGACCGGAGTGCCGTTCTCGATCGCCGTGTCGGCGGCCGCCGGCATGTCGGTGCAGCTGCTGGTGCCGCGCTTCGGACGCAAGGTGCTGCAGGCGGGCGCGCTGATCATGGCCCTCGGAGTGCTGCTCTACATCTGGGAGTCCGACCGGTACGGGATGTCCATCGCCTCCTGGCAGATGGCGCTTCCGCTGGTGGTCATGGGCACGGGCATGGGCTTCATCGTGGCCCCGCTGACGGACGCGGTGCTGTCGGAGGTCCCGCGCGAGCACTCCGGTTCGGCGTCCGGGCTCATCAACACCGTGCAGCAGATGGGCAACGCGCTGGGACTCGGGCTGGTGTCGGTCCTCTTCTTCGGCGAGATCGGCGACCGGCTGACCCCGGCGCAGGTGGGCCCCGCCTTCGTGCACGCCTTCCAGTACGCGCTGGGCTGGGTCGCGGTGGTGATGGCGGTCATCTTCCTGCTGATGTTCGCGCTGCCGCGTCGATCCTCTGCGGAGAGCGTGGAGGCGGTCGACGTCCCGGAGGGAGAGAAGGAGCCGATGCTCGTCTCCTGA
- the pfkB gene encoding 1-phosphofructokinase — protein sequence MILTVTPNPSLDRTYEVPSLDRGEVIRATGERMDPGGKGVNVSRAVAAAGQRTVAVLPLGGAPGALVADLLDAQGIEVAPVPVAGATRSNISVAEPDGTLTKINAPGPELSATEAELLLETVRQQYRAGDTDWITCCGSLPRGLAPSWYADLVARAHAAGARIALDTSGPALLAALRERPDVVKPNAEELAEAVGRPLATVGDAVKAAEELRELGARAVLASLGADGQLLVDATGAWFGSARVDVVRSNVGAGDSSLAGFLIAGGNGPEALASAVAHGAAAVQLPGSVMPGPADLDPSAVTVTSEVPVDLVLTEPVS from the coding sequence ATGATCCTCACCGTCACCCCCAACCCGTCCCTCGACCGTACGTACGAGGTCCCGTCGCTCGACCGCGGCGAGGTCATCCGGGCCACCGGCGAACGCATGGACCCGGGCGGCAAGGGCGTGAACGTCTCGCGCGCGGTCGCGGCCGCCGGACAGCGCACGGTCGCCGTACTGCCCCTGGGCGGTGCGCCCGGCGCACTCGTCGCCGACCTGCTCGACGCACAAGGCATCGAGGTCGCGCCGGTCCCGGTCGCCGGAGCCACCCGCTCGAACATCTCGGTCGCCGAACCCGACGGCACCCTGACGAAGATCAACGCCCCCGGCCCCGAACTCTCCGCCACCGAGGCCGAACTCCTCCTGGAGACCGTCCGGCAGCAGTACCGCGCCGGCGACACCGACTGGATCACCTGCTGCGGCAGCCTGCCGCGCGGGCTCGCCCCGTCCTGGTACGCCGACCTCGTCGCCCGCGCGCACGCGGCGGGCGCCCGGATCGCGCTGGACACCTCGGGCCCGGCGCTGCTCGCGGCGCTGCGCGAGCGGCCCGACGTGGTGAAGCCCAACGCCGAGGAGCTCGCGGAAGCCGTCGGGCGCCCCCTCGCGACGGTGGGCGACGCGGTGAAGGCGGCCGAGGAGTTGCGCGAGCTGGGCGCGCGCGCCGTGCTCGCGAGCCTCGGCGCCGACGGGCAGTTGCTCGTGGACGCGACGGGTGCGTGGTTCGGCAGCGCGCGCGTCGATGTCGTACGCAGCAACGTGGGCGCCGGCGACTCCTCGCTCGCCGGCTTCCTGATCGCCGGCGGCAACGGCCCCGAGGCCCTCGCCTCCGCCGTCGCCCACGGCGCCGCGGCCGTCCAACTCCCCGGCAGCGTGATGCCGGGCCCGGCCGACCTCGACCCCTCCGCCGTGACCGTCACGTCGGAGGTCCCGGTGGACCTCGTACTCACGGAGCCCGTGTCATGA
- a CDS encoding MarR family winged helix-turn-helix transcriptional regulator: MNTAPAEEPRWLTDEEQRIWRAYMHATTLLEDHLDRQLQRDAGMPHIYYGLLVQLAEAPRRRLRMTELAMNAKITRSRLSHAIARLEKNGWVRREDCPSDKRGQFAVLTNDGFEVLSRTAPGHVAAVRQALFDRLTADQQKAFGEAMRVIAEGLQPKDAGADLPWLR; the protein is encoded by the coding sequence ATGAACACGGCACCCGCTGAAGAGCCGCGCTGGCTCACCGACGAGGAACAGCGCATCTGGCGTGCGTATATGCACGCCACCACCCTCCTTGAGGACCATCTCGATCGCCAGCTCCAGCGTGACGCGGGCATGCCGCACATCTACTACGGCCTGCTCGTCCAGCTCGCCGAAGCACCGCGCCGACGACTGCGGATGACCGAGCTGGCCATGAACGCGAAGATCACCCGCTCCCGGCTGTCCCACGCGATCGCGCGGCTGGAGAAGAACGGCTGGGTGCGGCGCGAGGACTGTCCCTCCGACAAGCGGGGACAGTTCGCGGTCCTCACCAACGACGGCTTCGAGGTGCTGAGCCGCACCGCGCCGGGCCATGTGGCCGCCGTACGACAGGCCCTGTTCGACCGGCTCACCGCGGACCAGCAGAAGGCTTTCGGCGAGGCCATGCGCGTCATCGCCGAGGGGCTCCAGCCGAAGGACGCCGGCGCGGACCTGCCCTGGCTGCGCTAG
- a CDS encoding DeoR/GlpR family DNA-binding transcription regulator has translation MYAPERQQEILRLARDGGRVDVLSLAEEFQVTAETIRRDLKTLDRAGLVRRVHGGAIPAGRLDFEPDLAERESTAADQKDRIAEAAVAELPTDGTVILDAGSTIARLAGALPLEATLTVVTHSLPIAARLADHPGIQLHLVGGRVRHRTRAAVDAWALRAYGEIRADVLFIAANGFSADYGLTTPDLAEAAVKRATMRAARRVVLLADSSKSGQEHFARFGDLSDVDLLITDRGLSPEDAATIERGGTEVLCV, from the coding sequence ATGTACGCACCGGAGCGGCAGCAGGAGATTCTCCGGCTCGCCCGTGACGGCGGCCGGGTGGACGTGCTGTCCCTGGCGGAGGAGTTCCAGGTCACCGCGGAGACCATCCGCCGGGACCTGAAGACCCTGGACCGCGCGGGTCTCGTACGCCGTGTGCACGGTGGCGCGATACCGGCCGGGCGCCTGGACTTCGAGCCCGACCTCGCCGAGCGCGAGTCCACCGCGGCCGACCAGAAGGACCGCATCGCCGAGGCCGCGGTCGCCGAGCTGCCGACCGACGGCACGGTGATCCTGGACGCGGGCTCGACGATCGCCCGCCTCGCCGGGGCGCTGCCCCTGGAGGCGACGCTCACCGTGGTCACCCACAGCCTGCCGATCGCGGCCCGTCTCGCGGACCACCCCGGCATCCAGCTCCATCTCGTCGGGGGGCGCGTACGGCACCGTACGCGCGCCGCCGTGGACGCCTGGGCGCTGCGTGCGTACGGCGAGATCCGTGCCGATGTGCTGTTCATCGCAGCCAACGGCTTCTCCGCCGACTACGGACTGACCACCCCCGACCTCGCCGAGGCAGCCGTCAAGCGCGCGACCATGCGTGCCGCGCGCCGCGTGGTGCTGCTCGCCGACTCCTCCAAGAGCGGCCAGGAGCACTTCGCCCGCTTCGGCGACCTGAGCGATGTGGACCTGCTGATCACCGACCGGGGGCTGAGCCCCGAAGACGCCGCCACCATCGAGCGCGGTGGCACCGAAGTGCTGTGTGTGTAG
- a CDS encoding N-acetyltransferase family protein — protein MPSERTDVQVRPGIESDLDALTDIYNHYVRETPITFDTAVFTSEERRSWLLSHPEDGPHRLMVATDEISQAILGYATSSAFRVKPAYDTSVEVTIYLAPGAGGRGVGTRLYEALFEALAEEDLHRAYAGIAQPEKNEASVRLHERFGFRHVGTYREVGRKFDRYWDVAWYEKELS, from the coding sequence ATGCCGTCGGAACGTACAGATGTGCAGGTCAGGCCAGGAATCGAGAGCGATCTCGACGCCCTCACGGACATCTACAACCACTACGTACGTGAGACGCCCATCACGTTCGACACCGCGGTCTTCACGTCGGAAGAGCGTCGCTCGTGGCTGCTCTCCCACCCTGAAGACGGACCGCACCGCCTGATGGTTGCCACGGACGAAATCTCACAGGCGATTCTTGGGTACGCCACATCCAGCGCCTTTCGCGTGAAGCCCGCGTACGACACCTCCGTGGAGGTCACCATCTACCTCGCCCCGGGCGCCGGTGGCCGCGGCGTCGGCACCCGCCTCTACGAGGCCCTCTTCGAAGCCCTCGCCGAGGAGGACCTGCACCGCGCCTACGCCGGCATCGCCCAGCCCGAGAAGAACGAAGCGTCCGTGCGGCTGCACGAACGCTTCGGGTTCCGGCACGTCGGCACGTACCGCGAGGTGGGCCGCAAGTTCGACCGCTACTGGGATGTGGCCTGGTACGAGAAAGAGCTCTCGTAG
- a CDS encoding helix-turn-helix transcriptional regulator, protein MTTDTPARLLQLLSLLQTPREWPGGELSERLGVSRRTVRRDIDRLRELGYPVQATKGADGGYRLVAGKAMPPLVLDDEEAVAIAVGLRAGAGHAVEGVDEASVRALAKLEQVLPSRLRHRVATLQAATTPLTSGDGASIAPETLTVMASCVAGRERLRFAYRSGDGTPSRRLTEPYRLVSTGRRWYLVAYDLDREDWRTFRVDRVAEPFPTGARFTPRELPTGSAAEYLRQSMFRRQQTYEFEVTFAAPAEFVAARLPAWLGAPEPIDDHSCRLRSSAGDSVEWLAVRIAMVDCEFEVREPPELVGYLRELGGRLTRAAGDPDQEPGLAAP, encoded by the coding sequence ATGACAACGGATACGCCGGCCCGGCTTCTCCAGCTCCTGTCCCTCCTCCAGACGCCCCGCGAATGGCCCGGCGGTGAGCTCTCCGAGCGGCTCGGGGTCTCCCGTCGCACCGTCCGGCGGGACATCGACCGGCTACGTGAGCTGGGCTATCCGGTGCAGGCGACCAAGGGCGCCGACGGCGGGTACCGGCTGGTGGCGGGGAAGGCGATGCCGCCGCTGGTGCTCGACGACGAGGAGGCCGTGGCGATCGCGGTGGGCCTGCGGGCCGGCGCCGGGCACGCCGTCGAGGGCGTGGACGAGGCATCGGTGCGGGCGCTGGCCAAGCTGGAACAGGTGCTGCCGTCCCGCCTGCGGCACCGCGTCGCCACACTCCAAGCCGCGACCACGCCGCTGACCAGCGGAGACGGGGCGAGTATCGCGCCCGAGACGCTGACCGTGATGGCGTCGTGCGTCGCCGGGCGGGAGCGGCTGCGGTTCGCGTACCGCTCCGGGGACGGGACGCCGTCGCGACGGCTGACCGAGCCGTACCGGCTCGTCTCCACCGGCCGTCGCTGGTACCTCGTCGCCTACGACCTCGATCGCGAGGACTGGCGTACCTTCCGCGTCGACCGGGTCGCCGAGCCCTTCCCGACAGGGGCACGGTTCACGCCGCGCGAACTGCCCACGGGCAGCGCGGCGGAGTATCTGCGGCAGTCGATGTTCCGACGTCAGCAGACGTACGAGTTCGAGGTCACCTTCGCCGCGCCCGCCGAGTTCGTCGCGGCGCGCCTGCCCGCCTGGCTCGGCGCGCCCGAGCCGATCGACGACCACAGCTGCCGGCTGCGGTCCTCCGCGGGCGACTCCGTCGAGTGGCTGGCAGTGCGGATAGCGATGGTCGACTGCGAGTTCGAGGTCCGGGAGCCACCGGAACTGGTGGGATATCTACGTGAGTTGGGCGGCCGCCTGACACGAGCGGCGGGCGACCCGGACCAGGAACCGGGCCTCGCCGCGCCGTGA
- a CDS encoding TetR family transcriptional regulator — translation MEIARAAAGLFMRDGLRATRAEDIARAAGVAPRTFYRYFGSKEESLGPLFAAGAQKWVEAVRDAPAQLPVPEALHHAVVSTLTPGVGVRPESLEWVRSLLRLAEGNPALLRVWGEACQTAERMLAGALAARSAGDTGDTGGAGESADGWPVVGASLELRLSAAVAGAAVRVAVEAWAAGEDAADGPDGPVALAVRNLGALRDFPWGAG, via the coding sequence ATGGAGATCGCCCGGGCCGCGGCGGGGCTCTTCATGCGCGATGGTCTGCGGGCCACCCGTGCCGAGGACATCGCCCGAGCGGCCGGGGTCGCGCCCCGCACCTTCTACCGGTACTTCGGGAGCAAGGAGGAGTCCCTCGGCCCCCTCTTCGCCGCCGGTGCCCAGAAATGGGTCGAGGCGGTCCGTGACGCCCCGGCCCAGCTGCCGGTGCCCGAGGCCCTCCACCATGCCGTCGTCTCCACCTTGACCCCGGGCGTCGGTGTCCGTCCCGAGTCCCTGGAATGGGTCCGCTCGCTCCTCCGCCTGGCCGAGGGGAATCCTGCGCTGCTGCGGGTGTGGGGTGAGGCGTGCCAGACGGCGGAGCGGATGTTGGCGGGGGCGCTGGCGGCGAGGAGTGCCGGCGATACCGGCGATACCGGGGGTGCCGGGGAGTCGGCCGACGGGTGGCCGGTGGTCGGGGCTTCCCTCGAACTCCGCCTCAGCGCCGCTGTGGCCGGCGCGGCCGTGCGTGTGGCGGTGGAGGCGTGGGCGGCCGGCGAGGACGCGGCCGACGGGCCCGACGGTCCCGTCGCCCTCGCGGTGCGCAATCTCGGGGCCCTTCGTGACTTTCCCTGGGGTGCCGGATGA
- a CDS encoding RNA polymerase sigma factor RpoD/SigA encodes MATRAVARRQSASGETSDAARSVRVVGGEIADRDLVGMYLDEIARTPLLDAAKEVELSQIIEAGVFARQILDGEEEARADASREELEALVVEGERAKDVFIRSNLRLVVAVARRYPRSGLPLLDLIQEGNAGLVRAVEKFDYRKGFKFSTYATWWIRQAITRSIADQSRTIRLPVHLVEELGRIRRVQREFNREHGRDPEHADIAAELGSTPERVGDVLDWARDPVSLNMAVDDQGETQFGDLLEDTSAESPEQSVMTLLRSEELDDLIGRLDQRTASIIKMRYGIEDGRERTLTEVGKEHGLTRERIRQIEKHALLELKKLARDTGFDAAA; translated from the coding sequence ATGGCAACCCGTGCCGTCGCCCGTCGTCAGTCCGCCAGCGGCGAGACCAGCGACGCGGCACGCAGTGTTCGCGTCGTAGGCGGCGAGATCGCCGACCGCGACCTGGTCGGCATGTACCTCGACGAGATCGCGCGTACGCCACTGCTCGACGCCGCCAAGGAAGTCGAGCTGTCCCAGATCATCGAGGCGGGTGTGTTCGCGCGGCAGATCCTCGACGGTGAGGAAGAGGCCAGGGCGGACGCGTCCCGCGAGGAGCTCGAGGCGCTGGTCGTCGAGGGCGAGCGAGCGAAGGACGTCTTCATCCGCTCGAACCTCCGACTGGTCGTCGCCGTCGCCCGACGCTATCCGCGCAGCGGCCTGCCCCTGCTCGACCTGATCCAGGAGGGCAACGCGGGTCTGGTCCGCGCGGTCGAGAAGTTCGACTACCGCAAGGGCTTCAAGTTCTCGACGTACGCGACGTGGTGGATCCGCCAGGCCATCACCCGCTCCATCGCCGACCAGTCGCGCACGATCCGCCTCCCCGTCCACCTGGTCGAGGAGCTGGGCCGGATCCGGCGCGTGCAGCGCGAGTTCAACCGTGAGCACGGGCGCGACCCGGAGCACGCGGACATCGCCGCCGAGCTCGGTTCGACGCCGGAGCGCGTGGGTGACGTCCTGGACTGGGCCCGCGACCCGGTCTCGCTGAACATGGCGGTGGACGACCAGGGCGAGACCCAGTTCGGCGACCTGCTGGAGGACACCTCCGCGGAATCGCCCGAGCAGTCCGTCATGACGCTGCTGCGCAGCGAGGAGCTGGACGACCTGATCGGCCGCCTCGACCAGCGCACGGCCTCCATCATCAAGATGCGGTACGGCATCGAGGACGGCCGCGAGCGCACGCTCACGGAGGTCGGCAAGGAGCACGGTCTCACCCGCGAGCGGATCCGCCAGATCGAGAAGCACGCGCTGCTCGAGCTGAAGAAGCTGGCCCGTGACACGGGGTTCGACGCGGCGGCGTAA